In Saccharicrinis fermentans DSM 9555 = JCM 21142, a genomic segment contains:
- a CDS encoding alcohol dehydrogenase family protein, with translation MKKIPKKMNGVYLMGHGDINMLEFRKDIPVPTPGPNEVLIKVGAAAVNNTDINTRKAWYSKKNGDSNDASWSGEAMKFPRIQGADVCGHIVSVGKDVSRKRVNERVIIEPCLKEANGHTLPQPWYFGSECDGGFSEYTVVSSRHAFAIESDLSDVELASFPCSYSTAENMLSRSHVTKGETVLITGASGGVGSATVQLAKARAARVIAITSKTKKEKVLKIGADEVILRDENIIEKLGENSIDVVIDLVAGKQWPDLINALKPRGRYAVAGAIGDPHVKLDIRTLYLKDLSFFGCTILEENIFPNLIKLIENKDISPLVSATFPLKDIAKAQQLFLDKKHVGKIVLKVV, from the coding sequence ATGAAAAAAATACCAAAAAAAATGAACGGTGTCTATCTAATGGGACACGGCGACATAAACATGTTGGAATTTAGAAAGGACATCCCCGTTCCTACACCAGGCCCCAATGAAGTATTGATAAAAGTTGGAGCAGCAGCTGTAAATAATACAGATATCAACACACGAAAAGCTTGGTATTCCAAGAAAAACGGAGACAGCAATGATGCCAGCTGGTCCGGTGAAGCTATGAAATTTCCTAGAATTCAAGGTGCTGATGTTTGCGGTCACATTGTTTCTGTGGGAAAGGACGTAAGTAGGAAACGAGTAAATGAACGGGTCATTATTGAACCCTGCTTAAAAGAAGCGAATGGACATACGCTTCCTCAACCATGGTATTTTGGCTCTGAATGCGATGGTGGTTTTTCCGAATATACGGTCGTTTCATCCAGACACGCCTTTGCCATAGAAAGCGACCTTAGCGACGTGGAACTGGCATCTTTTCCTTGTTCATACTCCACCGCAGAAAACATGCTATCCCGATCGCATGTCACCAAAGGCGAAACCGTATTAATTACTGGAGCCTCCGGAGGTGTTGGATCGGCTACTGTTCAATTAGCTAAGGCACGGGCTGCGAGAGTCATCGCCATAACTAGCAAAACAAAAAAAGAAAAGGTTTTAAAAATAGGTGCAGACGAAGTTATATTAAGAGACGAAAATATCATCGAAAAATTGGGTGAAAATTCCATCGATGTTGTCATTGATTTAGTCGCAGGAAAACAATGGCCCGATTTAATAAACGCGCTCAAACCACGCGGAAGATATGCGGTAGCTGGAGCCATTGGGGATCCGCACGTAAAGCTAGACATACGAACGCTTTACTTAAAAGATTTATCTTTTTTTGGCTGCACAATTCTCGAAGAAAACATTTTCCCAAACCTAATCAAACTTATCGAAAACAAAGATATTTCACCATTAGTTTCAGCAACATTTCCTCTAAAAGATATCGCTAAGGCTCAACAATTATTTCTTGACAAAAAACATGTGGGTAAAATTGTTTTAAAAGTTGTTTAA
- a CDS encoding RNA polymerase sigma factor, translated as MDSKQSDKIILKQIKQGDVSSYSVLVHRYRCMAYTLAISITKNKEDAEEVAQDAFVKAYKNLDSFQGKSKFSTWLYQIVYRTALSKVRLKKHQWQSIDEDVQGLVKFDEGQADVMEQQDRKQIVHEAISRLKGDDGFLLILYYYKELNIEELASLTGYSISNVKVKLHRARKKLHEQLQIMMNGHARFLMDI; from the coding sequence ATGGATAGTAAGCAAAGTGATAAAATAATTCTAAAGCAGATTAAGCAAGGAGATGTCTCTTCCTATTCGGTTTTGGTTCATAGGTATAGATGTATGGCATATACCTTGGCTATTAGTATCACTAAAAACAAGGAAGATGCCGAAGAAGTGGCACAAGATGCCTTTGTGAAAGCTTACAAAAACTTGGATTCGTTTCAGGGAAAATCTAAATTTAGTACTTGGCTGTATCAGATTGTATATAGGACAGCCCTCAGTAAGGTGAGATTAAAGAAGCATCAATGGCAATCTATTGATGAAGATGTACAAGGTTTAGTGAAGTTTGATGAAGGGCAAGCTGATGTTATGGAGCAGCAGGATAGGAAACAAATCGTTCATGAAGCCATCAGCAGGTTAAAGGGGGATGATGGTTTTTTATTGATTTTGTATTATTATAAGGAATTAAATATTGAGGAGTTGGCCTCTCTTACCGGGTATTCGATAAGTAATGTGAAGGTGAAATTACATAGAGCCCGAAAAAAATTGCACGAGCAATTGCAGATAATGATGAATGGCCATGCACGTTTTTTAATGGACATTTGA
- a CDS encoding adenylate/guanylate cyclase domain-containing protein, whose product MDNIDLYIGRISKLANRNKELKRKMNEIVSRYNFIQKQNDKYLSLLSSFSFDDEDQKISRKKIHRFKRASLLYASIEGFHKLSGHPNAERLMDKLDELQLTIDTIAKRYHIVKIKTVGDVFIYGGGMMEENSTNPIDVILAAFEMRQAAIDINGGENNTAFWELSIGIHTGPVLAEPTGRKATPFRLAGEAVNFTSRIGKASSSNKVNISAMTYELVKEFFSCGMLGDIPVKYKGFVEVYQVDGILPQLEDAEHKGKKNKTFDVKYSLIQFLDIQEEVLDMMEQNLPENLFYHNIKHTIDVVTEVELIGWAEGLSEEEILMVKLAALFHDSGHVISYDEHELHGTVIARNMLAKYDFSDDMMATICDLIMATKFPPEPKNILEKVICDSDLDYLGRTDFIPVSNMLYEELKVRNMIGSFNEWNQRQLTFIRKHQYYTNTAQHLREVNKNKQIERLELLLASASMDQ is encoded by the coding sequence ATGGATAATATAGATTTATATATAGGTAGAATTTCAAAGCTTGCCAACCGAAATAAGGAACTTAAGCGCAAAATGAATGAGATTGTAAGTCGATACAATTTTATTCAGAAACAAAACGACAAGTACCTGAGTTTATTATCCAGCTTTTCGTTCGATGATGAAGATCAAAAGATATCCCGAAAAAAAATTCATCGTTTTAAAAGAGCTTCCTTACTTTATGCTTCCATTGAGGGCTTTCATAAGCTGAGTGGTCATCCGAATGCAGAACGACTCATGGATAAGTTGGATGAGCTTCAATTAACCATTGATACCATTGCTAAAAGGTATCATATTGTAAAAATTAAAACGGTGGGTGATGTGTTTATCTATGGTGGCGGTATGATGGAAGAAAACAGTACAAATCCCATAGATGTTATTTTAGCGGCTTTTGAAATGCGACAGGCAGCTATCGATATTAATGGAGGAGAGAATAATACGGCATTTTGGGAATTAAGCATCGGCATACATACAGGACCCGTTTTGGCAGAACCAACAGGAAGAAAGGCTACGCCATTCCGCTTGGCAGGCGAGGCGGTTAATTTTACCAGTCGTATTGGTAAGGCCAGCTCCTCTAATAAAGTAAATATTTCAGCCATGACTTACGAATTGGTAAAGGAATTTTTTAGTTGTGGTATGTTGGGGGATATTCCCGTTAAGTATAAGGGATTTGTGGAAGTGTACCAAGTAGATGGTATACTACCTCAACTGGAGGATGCTGAACATAAAGGAAAAAAGAACAAGACCTTTGATGTTAAGTATTCGTTGATTCAGTTTTTAGATATCCAAGAAGAAGTGCTGGATATGATGGAGCAGAATTTGCCAGAAAACCTCTTTTATCACAACATAAAGCATACCATTGATGTGGTTACAGAAGTTGAGTTGATTGGCTGGGCCGAGGGACTGAGTGAAGAGGAGATTTTGATGGTGAAACTGGCTGCTTTGTTTCACGACTCAGGACATGTGATTAGTTATGATGAGCATGAGCTACATGGAACGGTGATAGCCAGAAATATGTTGGCCAAATATGATTTTTCAGACGATATGATGGCTACGATCTGTGATTTGATTATGGCGACTAAGTTTCCACCTGAACCTAAAAATATTTTAGAAAAGGTAATTTGTGATTCAGATTTGGATTATCTGGGAAGAACAGATTTTATTCCGGTATCAAATATGCTTTACGAAGAGTTAAAAGTACGGAATATGATTGGCTCCTTTAATGAGTGGAACCAAAGACAATTGACTTTTATTCGTAAGCATCAATATTATACCAATACAGCACAACATCTCCGAGAGGTAAACAAAAATAAGCAGATTGAACGATTGGAACTTTTATTGGCTTCTGCATCCATGGATCAATAG
- a CDS encoding helix-turn-helix domain-containing protein, with translation MNQDKIKAIAARMKVLREVCDCSMDAACEALGIDKDTYSSYEEGLVDIPVGFLYSFASYFKVELVALLTGSEPRLQDFSVVRAGRGLKVNRNKPYSYMNLAYNFQGKKAEPFLVTVFPKHERLEQSSHEGQEINYVIEGRLMVKIEDHEVILEEGDCLYFHCSKQHGMKALDNKEAKFLAIIIA, from the coding sequence ATGAATCAAGATAAAATTAAAGCCATTGCCGCACGCATGAAAGTTCTGCGTGAGGTGTGTGATTGTAGTATGGATGCCGCTTGTGAGGCATTAGGTATCGATAAAGATACGTACAGTAGTTATGAAGAAGGACTTGTGGACATTCCGGTTGGTTTTCTTTATAGTTTCGCCAGTTATTTTAAGGTAGAACTAGTTGCCTTATTGACAGGTAGCGAGCCGCGTCTGCAAGATTTTTCTGTGGTAAGAGCTGGTCGCGGACTTAAAGTGAATAGGAATAAACCATATAGTTATATGAATCTGGCCTATAATTTCCAAGGAAAGAAGGCTGAACCATTTTTGGTGACGGTCTTTCCTAAGCATGAAAGGTTAGAACAGAGTAGCCACGAAGGGCAGGAAATCAATTATGTGATTGAAGGCAGGCTAATGGTAAAAATTGAAGATCATGAAGTGATACTGGAAGAAGGTGATTGTTTGTATTTTCATTGTAGCAAACAGCATGGAATGAAAGCGTTAGATAATAAAGAAGCTAAATTTTTAGCAATAATAATAGCATAG
- a CDS encoding AMP-binding protein — MYYKDYINNFREYNSYEDFYQHYELNVPDEFNFAYDVVERAGLEFPDREALVWHDQEDVKRFTFADLSKASSRTAHYFKSLGINKGDAVMVMLKNRYEFWFCLLALHRIGAIAVPATHMLTKKDILYRNTKASIKAIVSIHDERLLQAVDETMEVSDSLKIRVLIEGQREGWSNLHEGIKGMSEVFERPTGVNRIKNEDTMLLYFTSGTTGDPKMVEHCFTYPLGHITTARYWHRVIDGGLHYTLADTGWAKAVWGKIYGQWLCGSAVFVAEYKKFTPTDVLVDIQKFGVTTFCAPPTIYRFLIQNGLREYDLSSLKHCTVAGEPLSAVVFSKFKGYTGIELCEAYGQTEVTVVSGTFPGVTPKPGSMGKAAPGYELLLVDENDEPVEVGEEGEIVILTKEKTPVGMFSGYYRAKNYTNSVWSNGMYHTGDTAWKDQDGYFWFVGRADDVIKSSGYRIGPFEVESALMSHPAVVECAITGVPDPVRGQVVKATITLAKGYVASDDLVVDIQSHVKKVTAPYKYPRVVEFVEELPKTISGKIRRTEIRKHK, encoded by the coding sequence ATGTATTATAAAGATTACATTAATAATTTTAGAGAATATAATTCGTATGAAGATTTTTATCAACATTATGAATTAAATGTACCCGATGAGTTTAATTTTGCCTATGATGTGGTGGAGCGAGCCGGACTGGAATTTCCGGATAGAGAAGCTTTGGTATGGCATGATCAAGAGGATGTAAAAAGGTTTACTTTTGCAGACTTGAGTAAAGCAAGTAGTCGGACAGCGCATTATTTTAAGTCTTTAGGAATCAATAAGGGTGATGCGGTGATGGTAATGCTAAAAAATCGTTATGAATTTTGGTTTTGTTTGCTTGCGCTGCACCGTATTGGTGCCATCGCTGTGCCAGCTACACATATGTTGACTAAAAAAGATATTTTATACAGAAATACAAAGGCGAGTATAAAGGCGATCGTATCTATTCATGATGAGCGTTTGTTGCAAGCAGTGGATGAAACGATGGAAGTTTCCGATTCATTAAAAATACGGGTGCTTATTGAAGGTCAAAGGGAAGGATGGTCTAATCTGCATGAAGGTATAAAAGGGATGTCAGAAGTTTTTGAGCGACCAACAGGGGTTAATCGAATAAAAAATGAAGATACCATGCTGCTGTATTTTACTTCCGGAACAACAGGTGATCCAAAGATGGTTGAGCATTGTTTTACTTACCCATTGGGACATATCACAACAGCTCGATATTGGCATAGGGTAATTGATGGTGGTTTACATTATACTTTGGCAGATACTGGATGGGCCAAAGCTGTATGGGGAAAGATTTATGGACAGTGGTTATGTGGTAGTGCGGTTTTTGTTGCGGAATATAAAAAGTTTACCCCCACAGATGTACTGGTTGATATTCAAAAGTTTGGTGTTACTACATTTTGTGCTCCACCAACGATTTATCGTTTCTTGATTCAGAATGGATTGCGTGAATATGACTTGTCGTCGTTGAAACATTGTACGGTTGCAGGAGAGCCATTGAGTGCTGTTGTGTTTTCGAAATTTAAAGGTTATACTGGTATTGAGCTGTGTGAAGCTTATGGGCAAACAGAAGTAACAGTGGTATCAGGTACTTTCCCGGGTGTTACGCCTAAGCCTGGTTCTATGGGTAAAGCAGCTCCCGGCTATGAATTGCTTTTGGTGGATGAGAACGATGAACCTGTTGAAGTAGGCGAAGAGGGTGAGATCGTGATACTGACAAAAGAGAAAACGCCCGTAGGTATGTTTTCAGGTTATTATCGGGCCAAAAATTATACAAACAGTGTGTGGTCAAACGGAATGTATCATACTGGAGATACTGCTTGGAAGGATCAGGATGGCTATTTTTGGTTTGTGGGACGTGCGGATGATGTGATAAAAAGTTCCGGTTATAGAATAGGGCCTTTTGAAGTGGAAAGTGCACTGATGTCTCATCCTGCAGTGGTTGAATGTGCTATTACGGGAGTGCCAGATCCCGTCAGAGGACAAGTTGTAAAAGCTACTATAACTCTGGCAAAGGGCTATGTTGCCTCTGATGATCTGGTTGTCGATATTCAGTCTCATGTTAAAAAAGTAACCGCTCCGTATAAATATCCACGGGTGGTTGAATTTGTTGAAGAGTTGCCCAAGACGATTAGTGGTAAGATACGTCGCACAGAGATCAGAAAACATAAATAG
- a CDS encoding AIR synthase related protein, with protein MSSDSRYNQRGVSASKEDVHNAIKDIDKGLYPKAFCKIIPDILCGDEAYCNIMHADGAGTKSSLAYLYWKETGDISVWKGIAQDALIMNLDDLLCVGATDNILLSSTIGRNKNLIPGEVISAIINGTEELLAELREMGISIYSTGGETADVGDLVRTIIVDSTVTCRMKRSDVIDNKNIEAGDVIVALSSSGRASYEKEYNGGMGSNGLTSARHDVFAHYLADKYPESYDPTVPSDLVYAGGLKLTDAVDGVDMDAGKLVLSATRTYAPVIKSMLDKYRSQIHGMVHCSGGAQTKVLHFVDQLHVIKDNLFPVPPLFRTIQEQSGTPWDEMYKVFNMGHRMELYVPEEIAADLIQISKSFNIDAQIVGRCEASEVKELTIQSEYGTFKY; from the coding sequence GTGAGTTCAGATTCAAGGTACAATCAAAGAGGGGTTTCCGCATCCAAGGAAGATGTGCATAACGCCATAAAAGACATCGACAAAGGTTTATATCCCAAAGCGTTTTGTAAAATAATACCCGATATTTTATGCGGAGATGAGGCATATTGCAATATTATGCATGCCGATGGTGCAGGAACAAAATCATCATTGGCATACTTGTATTGGAAAGAAACAGGAGACATCTCTGTATGGAAAGGAATTGCACAGGATGCGTTGATCATGAATCTGGATGATCTGCTTTGTGTGGGAGCTACGGATAATATACTTCTTTCTTCGACTATTGGCAGGAATAAAAACTTGATTCCCGGTGAGGTGATTTCGGCCATCATCAACGGAACAGAAGAATTGTTGGCCGAACTTAGAGAGATGGGTATTTCCATTTATTCAACAGGAGGAGAAACGGCTGATGTGGGTGATTTGGTTCGTACTATCATTGTTGATTCCACAGTGACATGTCGTATGAAACGATCTGATGTGATTGATAATAAAAATATTGAGGCCGGTGATGTGATCGTTGCACTGTCTTCGTCGGGTAGGGCTTCCTACGAAAAAGAATACAATGGAGGAATGGGGAGTAATGGACTTACTTCTGCTCGTCATGATGTATTTGCCCATTATTTGGCAGACAAATACCCCGAAAGTTATGACCCCACTGTGCCTTCTGATTTGGTATATGCAGGGGGGTTAAAGCTAACCGATGCGGTAGATGGGGTTGATATGGATGCTGGTAAACTAGTGCTTTCTGCGACCAGAACTTATGCGCCGGTTATTAAAAGTATGTTGGATAAATATCGTTCTCAAATACATGGGATGGTACACTGTTCGGGAGGTGCGCAAACAAAAGTACTGCACTTTGTGGATCAGTTACATGTGATCAAGGATAACTTGTTTCCGGTTCCTCCTTTATTTAGAACCATACAAGAGCAGTCTGGTACGCCCTGGGATGAGATGTATAAGGTGTTTAATATGGGGCATCGCATGGAGTTGTATGTGCCGGAAGAAATTGCTGCTGATTTGATTCAGATAAGTAAGTCGTTTAATATTGATGCCCAGATTGTTGGACGATGTGAAGCAAGTGAAGTAAAAGAATTAACCATCCAAAGTGAGTACGGAACTTTTAAATATTAG
- a CDS encoding MFS transporter: MKEEQTSKKFQSGNVILIAASHMLHDIYSSFLAPLRPLLIEKFGVSLALASIWDLIMRIPWFLNPLIGIIAEKTAARYFVIVAPAITAIAMSLLGIAPSFTIICVLLFTMGISSAVFHVPSPTMVKRLSGKQTGRGMSYYMFGGELARTAGPLIITASVSYWGLAGTWKLIPFGLTASFILFFKLKNIKISNEIKNKKSEKGEILLALKKYLPFFSVLIGFTIFRAVMKSSLTAFLPTFFYSERGETLWFANSALAVFQLAGAAGTILSGSISDRIGRVNTLLIISIISPFIMLLFIQSQNWLSLVFLIILGFFVFAPGPVLIALVQDRSKEFPVFMNSIYMTVNFVSAALAVFFAGAMGDWLGLEKTYFIASILALGAIPFVLWLKKK; the protein is encoded by the coding sequence ATGAAAGAAGAACAAACATCTAAGAAATTTCAATCCGGAAATGTAATTTTAATCGCTGCATCACATATGTTGCACGACATCTATTCTTCTTTTCTGGCTCCACTTCGACCATTACTAATAGAAAAATTTGGTGTCTCATTGGCTTTGGCTTCCATATGGGATCTAATAATGCGCATTCCTTGGTTTCTAAACCCTCTCATTGGCATCATTGCAGAAAAAACAGCAGCCAGGTATTTTGTTATCGTAGCTCCTGCCATTACAGCCATAGCCATGAGCCTACTGGGGATAGCTCCATCCTTTACCATCATCTGCGTATTACTCTTCACCATGGGAATCAGCAGCGCAGTATTCCACGTCCCCTCCCCCACAATGGTGAAACGCTTATCCGGCAAACAAACAGGAAGAGGAATGAGCTACTATATGTTTGGAGGTGAACTAGCCAGAACAGCCGGTCCACTCATCATCACCGCCTCCGTTTCATACTGGGGACTTGCAGGCACATGGAAATTGATACCATTTGGACTAACAGCTTCCTTCATCCTATTCTTCAAACTTAAAAACATTAAAATATCCAATGAAATAAAGAATAAGAAATCAGAAAAAGGAGAAATACTATTGGCCTTAAAAAAATATTTACCATTCTTTTCGGTTCTCATCGGCTTTACCATTTTCAGAGCTGTCATGAAATCTAGCCTAACCGCCTTTTTACCAACCTTCTTCTATTCAGAAAGAGGAGAGACTTTATGGTTTGCTAATTCAGCCCTGGCAGTCTTTCAGTTAGCTGGAGCAGCCGGAACCATATTATCGGGAAGCATTTCCGACAGAATAGGTCGGGTTAACACCCTATTAATCATCAGTATTATCTCTCCCTTTATCATGCTCTTATTTATCCAATCCCAAAATTGGCTCTCCTTGGTCTTTCTAATCATATTAGGATTTTTTGTATTTGCTCCTGGACCAGTACTTATAGCTCTGGTACAGGATAGATCCAAAGAATTTCCTGTGTTTATGAACAGCATTTATATGACCGTAAATTTTGTTTCTGCAGCCTTAGCTGTATTCTTTGCAGGAGCCATGGGAGACTGGCTCGGTCTTGAAAAAACATATTTTATTGCCTCCATACTGGCATTGGGTGCCATCCCCTTTGTTTTATGGTTAAAAAAGAAATAA
- the pyrF gene encoding orotidine-5'-phosphate decarboxylase, giving the protein MTSQELFENIKKKGSFLCVGLDTDINKIPRFLLETTDPLFAFNKEIIDATHKYTVAYKPNLAFYESMGVSGWNSLEKTVNYIRYNYPDIFIIADAKRGDIGNTSNMYAKAFFDTMDFDSVTVAPYMGEDSVKPFMTYVDKWVILLALTSNKGAADFQYVTENNEKLFEKVIRKSKQWGTEDNLMYVVGATKSEKLKEIRDIIPDHFLLVPGVGAQGGSLKEVAQNGLNKKCGLLVNSSRGIIYASAENDFAEKAGLAAREIQQEMNKLLVDKGLV; this is encoded by the coding sequence ATGACTTCTCAAGAACTATTCGAAAACATAAAAAAGAAAGGGAGTTTTTTATGTGTTGGTTTAGATACCGATATCAATAAGATTCCTCGTTTTCTGTTAGAAACAACGGATCCTTTGTTTGCATTTAACAAAGAAATTATAGATGCCACACATAAATATACTGTGGCCTATAAACCTAATTTGGCTTTTTATGAAAGTATGGGTGTTTCAGGATGGAACAGTTTGGAGAAAACTGTTAATTATATTCGTTATAATTATCCAGACATCTTTATTATTGCCGATGCTAAACGTGGTGATATTGGAAATACTTCTAATATGTACGCAAAAGCTTTCTTTGATACCATGGATTTTGACTCTGTAACGGTTGCTCCATATATGGGTGAGGATTCTGTGAAACCGTTTATGACATATGTGGATAAGTGGGTTATTCTTCTGGCATTGACTTCTAATAAAGGAGCGGCTGATTTTCAATATGTAACTGAGAATAATGAAAAACTATTCGAAAAAGTTATACGAAAGTCAAAGCAGTGGGGTACGGAAGACAACCTGATGTATGTGGTTGGTGCCACGAAGTCTGAAAAATTAAAGGAAATAAGAGATATTATTCCAGATCACTTTTTGTTGGTTCCGGGAGTGGGCGCTCAAGGGGGTAGTCTCAAAGAGGTGGCTCAAAATGGATTGAATAAGAAATGTGGTTTGTTGGTTAATTCTTCGCGTGGTATCATCTATGCCAGTGCTGAAAATGATTTTGCAGAAAAGGCCGGTCTTGCAGCCCGAGAAATACAACAAGAGATGAATAAGCTTTTAGTGGATAAAGGCTTGGTATAA
- the prfA gene encoding peptide chain release factor 1, producing MSKSKLLEMLGGVVIRFQEVSEQITDPEVIADTKRYIKLNKEYKELERVARAHDEYKTTLENIAEAREILKVEDDAEMKEMAKMELDELEAKLPGMEEEIKLLLIPADPEDGKNCVVELRAGTGGDEASIFAGDLFRMYTKFCEKQGWKVDVTHQSEGTSGGFKEVVFNVSGDGVYGILKYESGVHRVQRVPQTETQGRVHTSAASVAVLPEAEEFDIDLRTEDIRKDTYCSSGPGGQSVNTTYSAIRLTHIPSGIVVTCQDQKSQLKNLDKAMVELRTRLYNLEYQKYLDVISSKRKTLVSTGDRSAKIRTYNYPQGRVTDHRVNFTMYNLPAVMDGDIQGIIDKLIVEENAERLKASEL from the coding sequence ATGAGTAAAAGTAAATTGTTAGAAATGTTGGGTGGCGTAGTTATTCGTTTTCAGGAAGTATCTGAACAAATAACAGATCCAGAAGTGATTGCTGATACCAAACGATATATAAAGCTGAACAAGGAATATAAAGAGTTGGAACGCGTGGCCAGAGCCCACGACGAATATAAAACAACACTGGAAAATATTGCAGAGGCCAGAGAGATACTGAAAGTGGAGGATGATGCAGAGATGAAGGAGATGGCTAAGATGGAATTGGATGAGCTGGAGGCTAAACTTCCTGGAATGGAAGAAGAAATTAAGCTCTTGCTGATACCTGCCGACCCGGAGGATGGTAAAAACTGTGTGGTGGAACTGCGTGCAGGAACAGGAGGGGATGAGGCAAGTATTTTTGCAGGTGACCTTTTTCGTATGTATACAAAATTTTGCGAAAAACAAGGCTGGAAAGTGGATGTTACACACCAAAGTGAAGGAACATCAGGAGGCTTTAAGGAAGTTGTTTTTAATGTGAGTGGAGATGGTGTTTACGGCATCTTGAAATATGAATCGGGGGTGCATCGTGTACAACGAGTACCACAAACGGAGACGCAGGGAAGGGTGCATACTTCGGCTGCTTCTGTTGCGGTATTGCCTGAAGCAGAAGAGTTTGATATTGATTTACGGACAGAGGACATTCGTAAGGATACTTATTGTTCTTCAGGACCTGGTGGACAATCGGTGAATACTACTTATTCAGCCATTCGGTTGACACATATTCCTTCTGGTATAGTGGTGACTTGTCAGGATCAAAAATCTCAGCTAAAGAACTTGGATAAAGCGATGGTCGAGTTAAGAACCCGGCTGTATAACTTAGAATACCAAAAATACCTGGACGTCATCTCTTCAAAACGGAAGACCTTGGTTTCGACAGGTGACCGCTCTGCTAAAATTAGAACCTATAATTATCCACAGGGAAGGGTTACCGATCACCGTGTTAACTTTACAATGTATAATTTGCCTGCTGTTATGGATGGAGATATCCAAGGTATTATTGATAAGCTAATTGTTGAAGAGAATGCGGAGAGACTAAAAGCGAGTGAGTTATAA